Proteins encoded in a region of the Zea mays cultivar B73 chromosome 4, Zm-B73-REFERENCE-NAM-5.0, whole genome shotgun sequence genome:
- the LOC100278795 gene encoding uncharacterized protein LOC100278795: MILGLGGCCGAAAAAAAVSPAAVGKQLGGHLEASERQQKKRGASDEQKMNKGGEQGAAAAAGGKERSKTKDRHKAPPIVVHQFPFHSRPGLL, encoded by the coding sequence ATGATTCTGGGCTTGGGAGGATGCTGCggagctgccgccgccgccgccgccgtgtcgCCGGCTGCCGTCGGCAAGCAATTGGGAGGCCATCTAGAGGCCAgtgagcggcagcagaagaagcggGGGGCAAGTGATGAGCAGAAGATGAACAAGGGAGGCGAGCAGGGAGCGGCGGCAGCAGCTGGGGGTAAGGAGAGGAGCAAGACGAAGGATCGTCACAAGGCTCCCCCGATCGTTGTGCATCAGTTCCCCTTCCACTCTCGCCCCGGCTTGCTCTGA